A genomic region of Metopolophium dirhodum isolate CAU chromosome 1, ASM1992520v1, whole genome shotgun sequence contains the following coding sequences:
- the LOC132952712 gene encoding uncharacterized protein LOC132952712, producing MLLVVTNHCGAMLVFEVNVKELLKPQRKMAIRVSYANCTVSTNAILVVSGLLPLHIKVLERTAMRVAQKAGSTLPSKKELREESLSKWQNEWEKSVTGEWTRRLIPDVRLWVSRSFGPVNFHITQFLTGHRCFGMYLWRFKKLDTPVCHNCQAPMEHPEHAFFICDHRRRQEFYQGGALCK from the coding sequence ATGTTATTAGTGGTCACAAACCATTGCGGAGCAATGTTAGTATTTGAAGTAAACGTCAAGGAGTTACTGAAACCTCAACGGAAGATGGCCATTAGGGTGTCGTACGCCAATTGTACCGTATCGACCAACGCTATACTGGTCGTGTCAGGACTGCTGCCCTTACACATAAAGGTGCTTGAAAGAACGGCTATGCGGGTAGCACAGAAGGCGGGCTCGACTCTTCCGTCGAAGAAAGAGCTGAGAGAGGAGTCACTAAGCAAGTGGCAGAACGAGTGGGAGAAATCAGTGACGGGCGAATGGACGAGGAGGTTAATTCCTGATGTGCGACTATGGGTCTCAAGATCGTTTGGCCCAGTGAATTTTCATATCACCCAGTTTCTCACTGGGCACAGATGTTTTGGGATGTATCTGTGGAGGTTCAAGAAGCTGGATACCCCCGTGTGCCATAATTGTCAGGCACCGATGGAACACCCTGAACATGCGTTTTTCATATGCGACCATAGGCGCCGCCAGGAATTTTATCAGGGGGGTGCATTGTGCAAGTAG
- the LOC132952728 gene encoding uncharacterized protein LOC132952728 produces the protein MEVVYCRVMLRVACCYRTVSYDAVAVVCGMQPFALLAEERQKIYGGILKSVARDQLTSRWQTAWENAANGRWTYCLIKDLVPWLRRQHGEVSFHLSQVLTGHGCFCEYLHPSGKPTATAVLCAGRLQTILNTQYSTATLFTTGEPKRVYTLASTSSRLTI, from the coding sequence ATGGAGGTGGTGTACTGCAGAGTCATGCTGAGGGTCGCCTGTTGCTACCGCACAGTATCGTACGACGCAGTGGCGGTCGTATGCGGCATGCAACCATTTGCATTGCTGGCCGAAGAGCGGCAGAAAATCTACGGGGGCATACTGAAGAGCGTAGCCAGGGACCAGCTGACGAGCAGATGGCAAACAGCTTGGGAGAATGCGGCAAATGGCAGGTGGACGTACTGTCTCATCAAAGATCTCGTACCCTGGCTGAGGAGGCAACACGGTGAAGTTTCCTTCCACCTCAGTCAAGTGCTGACCGGGCATGGCTGTTTCTGTGAGTACCTCCATCCGTCGGGAAAACCGACAGCGACAGCTGTGCTCTGTGCGGGACGGCTCCAGACGATACTGAACACGCAGTATTCAACTGCGACGCTTTTCACAACTGGAGAACCGAAACGTGTGTATACCTTGGCGTCGACCAGCTCTCGCCTGACAATTTAG
- the LOC132952706 gene encoding uncharacterized protein LOC132952706, translating to MEAILFTYMYKYTQPAIKLCGGDVQLSTEMNYLGMVVDRSMLFKVQVKKTAARAAGIGNQLARIMPKVGGPREDRRRLLSSVVHSVQLYGAPSWAHTLEFVPENVRTLNRAQRKVLLRCACAYRTVSEAATNVNASTPPADLLAKEREAAFDRGRAPTEPTAGNDPRTNTMEAWQERWSTEESGS from the coding sequence ATGGAAGCCATCCTCTTCACGTACATGTACAAGTACACCCAGCCCGCGATCAAACTGTGCGGCGGCGACGTCCAGCTCTCGACCGAGATGAACTATCTCGGGATGGTGGTGGACAGGTCGATGCTGTTCAAGGTCCAGGTGAAAAAAACGGCAGCCAGAGCAGCGGGGATCGGGAACCAGCTGGCGAGGATCATGCCGAAAGTGGGCGGGCCCCGAGAGGATCGACGGCGGCTCCTGTCGTCGGTGGTGCACTCCGTCCAACTGTACGGTGCCCCTAGCTGGGCACATACGCTGGAGTTCGTGCCAGAGAACGTTCGGACCCTGAACAGAGCTCAACGGAAAGTTCTTCTCCGGTGCGCTTGCGCGTACCGCACCGTCTCCGAGGCGGCCACAAACGTGAACGCATCAACACCGCCTGCAGACCTCCTGGCGAAGGAGAGAGAGGCGGCGTTCGACCGGGGACGGGCCCCTACGGAACCCACGGCAGGCAACGATCCGAGAACCAACACCATGGAGGCATGGCAGGAGAGATGGTCAACGGAGGAATCAGGAAGCTGA
- the LOC132952696 gene encoding uncharacterized protein LOC132952696 — protein MELSFIQSNLNHCCAAQDLISQYMVEEKIDIALLSDPYIVAIDSNVWLKGTGQCRAAIYVASNGVTIGNVLRATEFVSARLNGVQVYCCYASPNQTLQEFGDMLYQLGDSIRATQRDAPVLITWDFNARSAAWGDWVNNKRGDELGSLFESLNLVILNECSTPTFARGAGSIVDVSAATESLACRARNWRVLDSVFNYSDHHYIRFSLTHNQTVDSANTDPATPPVFRGWDTSGGIDRDTLHTGLLLAERLDQGNNYEEQAPELRSVSLRSRITAACNFVLPARRTPK, from the coding sequence ATGGAGTTAAGCTTCATTCAAAGCAACCTCAACCATTGCTGTGCAGCACAAGACCTGATCTCGCAATACATGGTTGAGGAAAAAATTGATATAGCGCTCTTAAGCGACCCTTACATAGTGGCTATCGACTCAAACGTCTGGCTCAAGGGCACAGGACAATGCAGGGCAGCCATCTACGTTGCGAGTAACGGCGTGACAATAGGCAATGTACTGCGTGCCACGGAGTTCGTCTCTGCAAGGCTTAATGGTGTGCAAGTATATTGCTGCTACGCGTCACCCAACCAGACGTTGCAAGAATTTGGTGACATGCTCTACCAGCTGGGGGACAGCATAAGGGCTACCCAACGAGATGCACCCGTCCTCATTACATGGGACTTCAATGCCAGATCCGCTGCTTGGGGCGATTGGGTGAACAACAAGAGAGGCGATGAGCTTGGATCACTGTTTGAGTCCCTCAACCTTGTCATCCTGAATGAATGCTCCACACCCACCTTCGCCAGAGGCGCTGGGTCGATCGTCGACGTCTCGGCAGCAACGGAATCCTTGGCATGTCGTGCTCGCAATTGGAGGGTATTGGattcagttttcaattacagCGACCACCATTATATCCGCTTCTCCCTAACTCACAATCAAACCGTTGACTCAGCGAACACCGATCCTGCCACTCCCCCTGTCTTCCGTGGCTGGGATACTTCTGGTGGTATCGATAGGGACACACTCCACACCGGCCTGCTGCTCGCTGAACGGCTCGATCAAGGAAACAACTACGAAGAGCAAGCCCCCGAGCTAAGATCAGTATCCTTGCGGTCAAGGATCACGGCTGCATGCAATTTTGTCCTACCCGCCAGGCGAACCCCTAAATAG